Proteins from one Myxococcales bacterium genomic window:
- a CDS encoding HNH endonuclease, which produces MPLLSSVSDIELRERLSAAVSSERAASTDVVFHLAELDRRKLYLEDACSSLFAYCVERLGYSEDGANKRVRVARLAQRFPQILDELASGEVHLTGLFLLSRHLTEDNVEQLLAEARGKSKRRLEELIARWSPQPDVPTTLTTMAPEPAQTELSTVSGAGNSAPPPRPSMPRARLEPLSPESVRLELTARTAFRDKLEQARNLLSHEIPSGDLATLLELGLDLLIAAAIQRRSGAGKPRKRRETKPGSRHVPVDVQRAVRERDADQCTFRDAEGRRCSETRFLTIEHIVPFAKGGPTTMDNCCLLCSAHNSYRARQVFGDEHIQNEIAGARARREANRTPAVAAAPDPDVFEKVRSALVLSGFKRAQARQAVDQVRGRGVEPRVEPLLRAAIAVLTP; this is translated from the coding sequence ATGCCTCTCCTCTCTTCGGTCTCCGACATCGAGCTCCGCGAACGCCTCTCCGCTGCCGTCAGCAGCGAGCGCGCTGCATCGACGGACGTCGTCTTTCACCTGGCGGAGCTCGACCGCCGTAAGCTCTATCTCGAGGACGCGTGTTCCTCACTCTTCGCGTACTGCGTGGAGCGCCTGGGGTACTCCGAGGACGGAGCCAACAAGCGCGTGCGCGTTGCCCGCCTGGCACAGCGCTTTCCTCAGATCCTCGACGAGCTCGCGTCGGGTGAGGTGCACCTGACCGGGCTGTTCCTCCTCTCCAGGCACCTCACGGAGGACAACGTCGAGCAGCTCCTCGCCGAGGCACGAGGGAAGTCGAAGCGTCGGCTCGAAGAGCTCATCGCCCGCTGGTCTCCGCAGCCGGACGTGCCGACCACCTTGACCACGATGGCGCCCGAGCCCGCGCAGACGGAGTTATCAACAGTGTCCGGGGCAGGTAACTCTGCGCCACCGCCTCGGCCCTCGATGCCTCGCGCTCGTCTCGAGCCCCTCTCGCCGGAGAGCGTGCGATTGGAGCTCACCGCTCGGACCGCGTTTCGCGACAAGCTCGAGCAAGCCCGCAACCTGCTCAGCCACGAGATCCCCAGCGGCGACCTGGCGACGCTCCTCGAGCTCGGCCTGGACCTGCTGATCGCGGCCGCGATCCAACGTCGCTCGGGCGCGGGCAAGCCGCGCAAGCGTCGCGAGACGAAGCCGGGCTCACGGCACGTGCCCGTCGATGTCCAGCGCGCCGTCCGGGAGCGGGACGCTGATCAGTGCACCTTCCGCGATGCTGAGGGGCGTCGATGCTCAGAGACCCGTTTCCTGACCATCGAGCACATCGTTCCCTTCGCGAAGGGCGGACCGACGACCATGGACAACTGCTGCCTGCTCTGCTCGGCTCACAACTCATACCGAGCGCGACAGGTGTTCGGCGACGAGCACATCCAGAACGAGATCGCGGGGGCTCGAGCTCGCCGCGAAGCGAACCGCACGCCTGCCGTCGCGGCCGCGCCCGACCCCGACGTGTTCGAGAAGGTGCGCTCGGCGCTGGTGCTCTCGGGGTTCAAGCGGGCCCAGGCGCGGCAAGCCGTCGACCAGGTTCGAGGGCGCGGGGTCGAGCCTCGGGTCGAACCCCTGCTTCGCGCCGCGATCGCCGTGCTCACACCCTGA
- a CDS encoding PD40 domain-containing protein — protein sequence MKARQGFACALASMLTLATQAARAGDPYLDWFTITTPHFRVSYHSGLDESAQRTATLLEAIHKRLTPQLGWQPSEITEVVISDVTDSANGSATALPYNAVRLFASAPDDMSPLGEYDDWIAELTTHEYTHILHVDNISGIPALMNAVLGKTSAPNQVQPRWVLEGLAVALETEHTGGGRLRSSHFDMILRADVLEGRLARLDQISNPARRWPTGNLWYLYGGAFIAWIADVYGPDTYGSVATDYGKNPIPWGINRSIRRATGRTYTELFAGWQTHLEKKYAAQVAEVKRRGLREGTRITHRGRVAAAPRWVPACARSGQREELIYYVDDGHTPVGFWRVPLTARDQADEDDAELVAKSSGHNLSYEPSCGFVFDTEAPSARRYYFNDLFRQPKGTRSERGLRGSRERLTTGRRAREPDVSPDGRSVVYVTQRAGTTTLRIADLTPEGNLEHERILVPSARYEQAFGPRFSHDGKRLAYSVWTRGGYRDIRVVDVKTGKFWQVTRDVALDQQPSWSEDDRYLYFTSDRTGIANVYAYDMATATLRQVTNVVSGAYMPEASPDGKTLAYIGYSADGFDLYTLPLDTSRFLEPVDPPGPRASPHPDPANKRWKVEAYNPLPTLRPHAYEIEHGPGAFGNTLRLTTTGADVVGHHAFSATLLTPYESGEPSGSIVYAYRRLPMDFVLSGFRSAAPRRGYTYGDRQPIVTETFTGVSTGISYSEPGEADGQYVSLYYTLGEFDSKLPVGTAADPYATVTRDPHRGFLGMLSLGWGYSNVDSSLYAVSTERGFSIGANLDLASKETGSDETVTSVFGRITGYVPMPWANHHTLALAASGAAAVGTYPRRGLFYTGGFVTDRPLLDSYTDGVRQGGFVLRGYEPVAFIGSQYNLANAEYRFPIVYADRGLATLPIFLRTISGAVFADYGGAYDEMDLEDPLGMYHLGVGAELWLDLVLGYHARGTVRLGYAKGFGEKSISGGQTYAVVASAF from the coding sequence ATGAAGGCTCGCCAAGGCTTCGCCTGCGCGCTGGCTTCGATGCTCACGCTCGCGACCCAGGCCGCGCGGGCCGGTGATCCCTACCTGGACTGGTTCACCATCACCACGCCTCACTTTCGCGTCTCGTATCACAGCGGCCTCGACGAATCCGCGCAGCGCACCGCCACGCTGCTCGAGGCAATTCACAAGCGGCTCACGCCCCAGCTGGGCTGGCAGCCGAGCGAGATCACGGAGGTGGTGATCTCCGACGTGACGGACAGCGCCAACGGCTCGGCGACCGCTCTGCCGTACAACGCCGTGCGGCTGTTCGCCTCGGCCCCCGACGACATGTCACCCCTCGGTGAGTACGACGACTGGATCGCCGAGCTGACGACGCACGAGTACACCCACATCCTCCACGTCGACAACATCTCCGGCATCCCCGCGCTCATGAATGCGGTGCTCGGCAAGACCAGCGCACCCAACCAGGTTCAACCGCGCTGGGTGCTCGAGGGACTCGCCGTCGCCCTCGAGACCGAACACACCGGCGGCGGTCGCCTGCGCTCGTCACACTTCGACATGATCTTGCGCGCCGACGTGCTCGAAGGGCGCCTCGCGCGCCTCGATCAGATCAGCAACCCGGCGCGGCGCTGGCCCACCGGCAACCTCTGGTACCTGTACGGCGGCGCGTTCATCGCCTGGATCGCCGACGTCTACGGCCCGGACACGTACGGCTCGGTGGCCACCGACTACGGAAAGAACCCGATCCCCTGGGGCATCAATCGCTCGATTCGCCGCGCCACCGGCCGCACGTACACCGAGCTCTTCGCCGGTTGGCAGACCCACCTCGAAAAGAAATACGCCGCGCAGGTCGCCGAGGTGAAACGCCGCGGGCTGCGCGAAGGCACTCGCATCACGCACCGCGGGCGAGTCGCCGCCGCGCCACGCTGGGTTCCAGCCTGCGCCCGGAGTGGCCAGCGCGAGGAGCTGATCTACTACGTCGACGACGGCCACACCCCGGTTGGGTTCTGGCGTGTTCCGCTCACGGCGCGCGATCAGGCCGACGAAGACGACGCGGAGCTGGTCGCCAAATCGAGCGGGCACAACCTCAGCTACGAACCGAGCTGTGGTTTCGTGTTCGACACCGAGGCCCCGAGCGCCCGCCGATATTATTTCAACGACCTGTTCCGGCAGCCGAAGGGCACACGCTCCGAGCGCGGCCTGCGCGGCTCCCGGGAGCGCCTCACCACGGGGCGCCGCGCTCGCGAGCCCGACGTGAGCCCCGACGGGCGCAGTGTCGTGTACGTCACACAACGCGCCGGCACGACCACGCTGCGCATCGCGGACCTCACCCCGGAGGGCAACCTCGAGCACGAACGAATCCTGGTCCCCAGCGCGCGCTACGAGCAGGCCTTCGGCCCGCGCTTCTCCCACGACGGAAAGCGCCTCGCTTACAGCGTCTGGACTCGCGGAGGTTATCGCGACATCCGGGTCGTGGACGTCAAGACCGGCAAGTTCTGGCAGGTCACGCGCGACGTGGCGCTCGATCAACAACCCAGCTGGTCCGAGGACGACCGCTACCTCTATTTCACCTCGGACCGCACCGGCATCGCCAACGTCTACGCCTACGACATGGCGACGGCGACCCTGCGCCAGGTGACCAACGTGGTGAGCGGCGCGTACATGCCCGAGGCCTCACCCGACGGGAAAACGCTGGCGTACATCGGGTACAGCGCCGACGGTTTTGATCTCTACACCCTGCCCCTCGACACGAGCCGGTTCCTCGAACCCGTGGACCCACCCGGCCCGCGCGCGAGCCCTCACCCCGATCCAGCGAACAAGCGCTGGAAGGTCGAGGCCTACAACCCGCTGCCGACGCTGCGCCCGCACGCTTACGAGATTGAGCACGGGCCGGGCGCCTTCGGCAACACCCTCCGGCTCACGACGACGGGCGCGGACGTCGTTGGCCACCACGCCTTCAGCGCAACACTGCTCACGCCCTACGAGAGCGGCGAGCCAAGTGGCTCCATCGTCTACGCTTACCGCCGCCTGCCCATGGACTTCGTGCTGTCGGGATTTCGCTCGGCAGCACCACGACGCGGTTACACCTACGGAGATCGCCAGCCCATCGTCACCGAGACGTTCACGGGCGTCAGCACCGGCATCTCGTACTCGGAGCCAGGCGAGGCGGACGGGCAGTACGTCTCGCTCTACTACACCCTCGGCGAGTTCGACTCGAAGCTGCCGGTCGGCACTGCGGCAGATCCGTACGCCACGGTGACACGAGATCCGCACCGCGGATTCCTCGGCATGCTGAGCCTGGGCTGGGGTTACTCGAACGTGGACTCCTCGCTCTACGCCGTGAGCACGGAGCGGGGTTTCAGCATCGGAGCCAACCTCGATCTCGCGTCGAAGGAGACCGGCAGCGACGAGACCGTGACCAGCGTGTTCGGCCGCATCACCGGCTACGTGCCGATGCCCTGGGCCAACCACCACACCCTGGCGCTGGCCGCCTCCGGCGCTGCGGCCGTCGGCACCTACCCGCGGCGCGGCCTGTTCTACACCGGCGGATTCGTGACCGATCGTCCGCTGCTCGACTCCTATACCGACGGAGTGCGCCAGGGTGGTTTCGTGCTGCGCGGCTACGAACCCGTCGCGTTCATCGGGTCGCAGTACAACCTGGCCAACGCCGAGTACCGCTTCCCGATCGTGTACGCCGACCGAGGGCTCGCCACCCTGCCGATCTTCCTGCGCACCATCTCGGGCGCGGTCTTCGCCGATTACGGCGGCGCTTACGACGAAATGGACCTCGAGGACCCGCTCGGCATGTATCACCTCGGAGTGGGCGCGGAGCTCTGGCTCGATCTGGTGCTCGGCTACCACGCACGCGGGACGGTTCGCCTGGGGTACGCCAAGGGGTTTGGCGAAAAGTCCATCAGCGGGGGCCAGACCTACGCGGTGGTGGCCTCGGCCTTCTGA
- a CDS encoding Uma2 family endonuclease: MSKRDANLPEVPELENVQEERVRPLRRAEYEKLVELGAFHDEKLELLYGALVEMSAIGPPHSSAVQKLTVLLVRALSERAAVRVQLPFAALDHSEPQPDFAVVPQADYDTEHPATAWWIIEVADSSLPTDRGMKQRLYAESGVPEYWVVNLVDRVIEVFTEPIAGAYTTATSHQKGEAVTPRQFPDVQLRVDDVIA, from the coding sequence GTGAGCAAGCGCGATGCTAATCTGCCGGAGGTACCCGAGTTGGAAAACGTCCAAGAAGAGCGCGTGCGACCCCTGCGTCGTGCGGAGTACGAGAAGTTGGTGGAGCTCGGCGCCTTCCACGACGAGAAGCTCGAGCTTCTGTACGGGGCCTTGGTCGAAATGAGCGCGATTGGCCCGCCTCACTCGTCGGCCGTCCAGAAGCTCACGGTGCTCCTGGTACGTGCGCTATCCGAGCGGGCGGCGGTTCGGGTTCAGCTGCCGTTCGCCGCGCTCGATCACTCGGAGCCTCAGCCGGACTTCGCCGTGGTCCCGCAGGCGGACTACGACACCGAGCATCCGGCCACGGCGTGGTGGATCATCGAGGTGGCCGATTCGTCTCTGCCGACCGACCGCGGCATGAAACAACGCCTGTACGCCGAGAGCGGCGTGCCCGAGTATTGGGTAGTGAACCTGGTCGACCGGGTCATCGAGGTGTTCACCGAACCCATCGCGGGTGCCTACACGACCGCAACGTCCCACCAAAAAGGCGAGGCGGTCACGCCGCGGCAGTTCCCGGACGTCCAGCTCCGAGTCGACGACGTGATCGCATAA
- a CDS encoding GAF domain-containing protein: MTEQPVGESSELRALSPRARATVDALTALGEALGRDPLMTSALVSRPHPMLLMVRRGANTVLVSSGATWDNGRELFSPYADRIAAYETRLILLGRPTDPDLAQALNLGLAAIVAPEPSVAEISVALHQAFELMDVKARSESRGKWLNRYRYELGELIEIARALTTEREIGKLLALILEKSRFVTGADAGSMYVIDGTDHEITKNLLRFKTSQNDSVKFDSREFTMPISPRSMAGWVALEKKSIRIDDVYEMPKDSTFGFDRSFDQKVGYRTKSMLCTPLITKEGQVIGVLQLINKKREPSAKLLSPEDTDRLVVPFDDRSEQLMQTLASQAGIALENAMLYDEIRTIFEGFVRASVDAIEQRDPTTSGHSRRVAELTVGLAHAVERTDAGPYKDVSWKREDINEIEYASLLHDFGKIGVREHVLIKAKKLYPHELVLLKQRFDFVRRSIEVDLLSKKLALIERGGSAAELGDLDRELNQRLAELDDSWATVNHANEPTVLAAGDFKKIEDLAKQTFATLDGGQAPLLSPEEVKSLSVMRGSLTAEEFDEIRSHVTHTYRFLSKIPWGKTFARVAIIAGAHHERLNGTGYPNRWRAEEIPLQSKMMTISDIFDALTASDRPYKRAVPVDKALHILELEVKDGHIDTELVRIFRDAKVWEQIMGALY, translated from the coding sequence ATGACGGAGCAACCGGTCGGAGAAAGCAGCGAGCTCAGGGCGCTCTCGCCGCGTGCTCGGGCGACGGTCGACGCGCTCACCGCGCTGGGTGAAGCCCTCGGGCGTGATCCGCTGATGACCAGCGCGCTGGTGTCGCGCCCGCACCCGATGCTCTTGATGGTCCGGCGCGGCGCGAACACGGTGCTCGTTTCATCCGGCGCCACCTGGGACAACGGGCGCGAGCTGTTCTCGCCCTACGCGGACCGCATCGCCGCCTACGAGACGCGGCTGATCCTCCTGGGACGCCCTACCGATCCAGATCTCGCCCAGGCGTTGAACCTGGGACTCGCCGCCATCGTCGCGCCCGAGCCCAGCGTCGCCGAGATCTCGGTCGCGCTCCACCAGGCCTTCGAGCTGATGGACGTGAAGGCCCGCAGCGAGAGCCGCGGCAAGTGGCTGAACCGGTATCGCTACGAGCTGGGGGAGCTGATCGAGATCGCCCGGGCGCTGACCACCGAGCGCGAGATCGGCAAGCTGCTGGCGCTGATCCTGGAAAAGAGCCGTTTTGTGACCGGCGCCGACGCCGGCAGCATGTACGTGATCGACGGCACCGATCACGAGATCACCAAGAACCTGCTGCGCTTCAAGACCAGCCAGAACGACTCGGTGAAGTTCGACTCGCGGGAGTTCACCATGCCCATCAGCCCGCGCAGCATGGCGGGCTGGGTCGCGCTCGAAAAGAAGAGCATTCGCATCGACGACGTGTACGAGATGCCGAAGGACTCCACCTTCGGCTTCGACCGTTCGTTCGATCAGAAGGTCGGTTACCGCACCAAGAGCATGCTCTGCACGCCTCTCATCACGAAAGAGGGGCAGGTCATCGGGGTGCTGCAGCTGATCAACAAGAAGCGCGAGCCAAGCGCCAAGCTGCTGTCACCCGAGGACACCGACCGCCTGGTCGTGCCGTTCGACGATCGCAGCGAGCAGCTGATGCAGACGCTGGCGTCGCAGGCGGGCATCGCCCTCGAGAACGCGATGCTCTACGACGAGATCCGCACCATCTTCGAGGGCTTCGTGCGCGCGAGCGTGGACGCCATCGAGCAGCGCGATCCCACCACCAGTGGTCACTCGCGCCGCGTGGCCGAGCTGACGGTGGGGCTGGCCCACGCCGTCGAGCGCACGGACGCCGGACCCTACAAGGACGTGAGCTGGAAGCGCGAGGACATCAACGAGATCGAGTACGCCTCGCTGCTGCACGACTTCGGCAAGATCGGCGTGCGCGAGCACGTGTTGATCAAGGCCAAGAAGCTCTACCCGCACGAGCTGGTGCTGCTGAAACAGCGCTTCGATTTCGTGCGCCGCAGCATCGAGGTCGATCTGTTGTCGAAGAAGCTCGCGCTGATCGAGCGGGGCGGGAGCGCGGCGGAGCTGGGGGACCTGGACCGGGAGCTGAACCAGCGGCTGGCCGAGCTGGACGACTCGTGGGCGACGGTGAACCACGCCAACGAGCCGACGGTGCTCGCGGCCGGTGACTTCAAGAAGATCGAGGATCTGGCGAAACAAACCTTCGCGACGCTGGACGGCGGGCAGGCGCCGCTGCTCTCACCGGAGGAAGTGAAGAGCCTGAGTGTGATGCGCGGGTCGCTGACGGCGGAGGAGTTCGACGAGATCCGTAGCCACGTGACGCACACGTACCGGTTCCTGTCGAAGATCCCCTGGGGCAAGACGTTTGCGCGGGTTGCCATCATTGCTGGTGCGCACCACGAGCGGCTGAACGGCACGGGTTACCCGAATCGCTGGCGCGCCGAGGAGATCCCGCTGCAGTCGAAGATGATGACGATCAGCGACATCTTCGACGCCCTCACCGCGAGCGACCGCCCCTACAAACGCGCGGTGCCGGTCGACAAGGCGCTGCACATCCTGGAGCTCGAGGTGAAGGACGGGCACATCGACACGGAGCTGGTGAGGATCTTCCGGGACGCGAAGGTGTGGGAGCAGATCATGGGGGCGTTGTACTAA
- a CDS encoding penicillin-binding protein produces the protein MRAWRRWVGIGAATGIVLALVPVVRGNVGIGALRKAEPRAPGVTVPTEHLAGLDLLRMDVRPRRVTTPLRDGKVAELTVDPVLQRAAMAELKRYKVPEGGIVLMEPSTGKILTWASYVNEGAKFDVNLRAEAPAASVFKVVTSAALVEKGGLNAKTEQCYHGGRSRILPDELQDDPKRDKWCATLSIAMGRSLNVVFAKLAQKNLTPDDVTAMAGSFGFGAPVPFPVQNEAPKIDMPVDPLEFARASAGFWHTTLSPLAAVLIAQTVANNGVTLEPRIVQAVYKENDKLWEDTRGPTVLRRAVKPETAAEMTTMMLETVPNGSAYKSFHDKRGKAYLPDIAVAGKTGTLIRQKDARFYTWFVGFAPADKPEVAIATLVVNTPTWRVKGPEVARNVLRAYFAKKGAKGVTAP, from the coding sequence ATGCGAGCCTGGAGGCGATGGGTCGGGATCGGTGCCGCGACGGGCATCGTGCTGGCGCTCGTCCCGGTGGTGCGTGGAAACGTCGGGATCGGGGCCTTGCGCAAGGCCGAGCCTCGCGCCCCCGGCGTGACCGTGCCGACCGAGCACCTGGCTGGGCTCGATCTGCTGCGCATGGACGTGCGTCCTCGCCGGGTCACCACGCCCCTGCGCGACGGCAAGGTGGCGGAGCTCACCGTCGATCCGGTGTTGCAGCGCGCGGCCATGGCCGAGCTCAAGCGCTACAAGGTCCCCGAGGGCGGCATCGTCCTGATGGAGCCGTCGACCGGAAAGATCCTCACCTGGGCCAGCTACGTCAACGAGGGCGCGAAGTTCGACGTGAACCTCCGCGCCGAGGCGCCCGCGGCCAGTGTCTTCAAGGTCGTGACCAGCGCGGCACTGGTCGAGAAGGGCGGTCTCAATGCCAAGACCGAGCAGTGTTATCACGGTGGCAGGAGCCGGATCCTCCCCGACGAGCTACAGGACGATCCGAAGCGCGACAAGTGGTGCGCGACGCTCAGCATCGCCATGGGACGCAGCCTGAACGTCGTCTTCGCGAAGCTCGCCCAGAAGAACCTGACTCCGGATGACGTGACCGCGATGGCAGGTTCGTTTGGCTTCGGTGCACCGGTGCCATTTCCGGTCCAGAACGAGGCCCCGAAGATCGACATGCCGGTCGACCCACTAGAGTTCGCGCGCGCGTCCGCGGGGTTCTGGCACACGACGCTGTCACCGCTCGCGGCGGTGTTGATCGCACAGACGGTCGCAAACAACGGGGTCACGCTCGAGCCGCGCATCGTGCAGGCGGTCTACAAGGAGAACGACAAGCTCTGGGAGGACACCCGGGGGCCGACGGTGCTGCGTCGGGCGGTCAAGCCCGAGACCGCGGCGGAGATGACCACGATGATGCTCGAGACAGTCCCGAACGGGTCTGCCTACAAGAGCTTCCATGACAAGCGGGGCAAGGCTTACCTCCCGGACATCGCCGTGGCGGGCAAGACCGGCACCCTCATTCGCCAGAAGGACGCGCGCTTCTACACTTGGTTCGTGGGTTTTGCCCCGGCGGACAAGCCGGAAGTCGCGATCGCGACGCTTGTGGTGAACACTCCCACCTGGCGGGTCAAGGGACCGGAGGTGGCTCGGAACGTCCTGCGCGCCTACTTTGCGAAGAAGGGTGCGAAGGGCGTGACCGCGCCCTGA
- a CDS encoding PhoH family protein, giving the protein MLSREGPDPSLSQSRSYDTASRRTASIEVESTSVLLALSGPQNVLLTEIARQSGAEVSLRGNVIYLAGEAGDVLVAQRFLTDAAELVSRGHELSGPDVARAVRELRIDPETSLVDLLDEAILVTPRRRAVMPKSMAQRAYIEAIRKHDLTFGIGPAGTGKTYLAMAMAAAALMAKRVKRIVLTRPAVEAGEKLGFLPGDLAEKVNPYLRPLYDALHDMLEFEKVEQLRARGQIEVAPLAFMRGRTLNDAFVILDEAQNATSEQMRMFLTRLGFGSKAIVTGDVTQSDLPRGARSGLREARELLTPVEGIAFCSFTDVDVVRHPIVQKIVIAYEADDAVRERKREEKRLLQEALEAASPNASSSSEDAPR; this is encoded by the coding sequence ATGCTCTCTCGCGAGGGTCCGGATCCGAGCTTGAGTCAATCGCGCTCCTACGACACGGCTTCGCGGCGCACCGCGAGCATCGAGGTCGAGAGCACTTCGGTGCTCTTGGCGCTGTCCGGCCCGCAAAACGTGCTGCTGACCGAGATCGCGCGGCAGAGCGGCGCCGAGGTCAGCCTGCGCGGCAACGTGATCTACCTCGCGGGCGAAGCAGGCGATGTGCTGGTTGCGCAGCGCTTCCTCACGGACGCGGCGGAGCTGGTCAGTCGGGGGCACGAGCTCTCCGGACCCGACGTGGCGCGCGCGGTCCGCGAGCTGCGCATCGATCCCGAGACCTCGCTGGTCGATCTGCTCGACGAGGCGATCCTGGTCACGCCGCGCCGACGCGCGGTGATGCCCAAGAGCATGGCTCAGCGGGCGTACATCGAGGCAATACGCAAACACGATCTCACGTTTGGCATTGGTCCCGCGGGCACCGGCAAGACGTACCTCGCGATGGCAATGGCCGCGGCTGCCTTGATGGCCAAGCGCGTGAAGCGCATCGTCCTGACACGACCCGCGGTCGAGGCCGGTGAGAAGCTGGGTTTCTTGCCGGGTGATCTGGCCGAGAAGGTGAACCCCTATCTCCGGCCGCTGTACGACGCGCTGCACGACATGCTGGAGTTCGAGAAGGTCGAGCAGCTGCGCGCGCGCGGACAGATCGAGGTCGCGCCGCTGGCGTTCATGCGCGGTCGCACGCTGAACGATGCGTTCGTGATCCTCGATGAAGCCCAGAACGCGACCAGCGAACAAATGCGCATGTTCCTCACGCGCCTCGGCTTTGGTTCGAAGGCCATCGTCACCGGCGACGTGACCCAGAGCGATCTGCCCCGGGGCGCCCGCAGCGGCCTGCGCGAGGCGCGCGAGCTCTTGACCCCAGTGGAGGGCATTGCCTTCTGCAGCTTCACCGACGTGGACGTGGTCCGCCACCCGATCGTGCAGAAAATCGTGATCGCTTACGAAGCCGACGACGCGGTGCGCGAGCGCAAGCGGGAGGAGAAACGGCTGCTCCAGGAGGCGCTCGAAGCTGCGTCACCGAATGCGTCTTCGTCCTCTGAAGACGCCCCGCGTTGA